The Taeniopygia guttata chromosome 1A, bTaeGut7.mat, whole genome shotgun sequence DNA window GGAGAATCTGAGGCTTCCCATCAGCAAACCCAGGCCAATTCCATCTGGAACAAGCAGCCTATCCTTCACCTGGCCCTTGACCTACTCACCATCTGTCCTGTTCACacccaaactgaggggccagtGAGCTGCATGGCCAGACTGTCAGCACGAGCACTGCTGAGGGAACTCTTCCTGCAGCACCCCAGCATCTGCCTGTTACAGGGGTAACCTGATCCCAGGCCACACAACGCACACGAGGCTTTCCCTCTCCCGTGCTCCTCAAaactcagcacagctctgcgTCTGGCACCCCAGGAGAGTGCCCACAGGTGCTGCCGGCCAGCAAAGCACAGCCTGCCAGGGTAACTCAGGTCACCTGTGCCTGCTGTGCCCGCAGCACACGGTGCACGCCCTCCTCGGCGCTGTAGAACAGCTGCCCGCGCCGCAGCTGGGGCTCGTCCTGCTCGTACCAGCGCCGCTCGTCGAACTCGGGGAAGAAAAAGGCAATTTCTCTGCTGGCTGAGGCAGGTGAGTCTGTCAAAAGAGAGGGAAAGGCAATGCGAGAGACTTGCCAGTCTGCCACCACAACACATGCCAGACTCCAAAGGTGCCTGGCTAAGCTGCACCTGGCTGGGTGTGCACGGGGTGTGCAGAAAGGAACAAATCACTCACTTTGAGCCCCAGAACTAAAGCAAAGGCAGACAAAGCACCATCATTCCTGCCTCCCCAAGAACCACCCAAGAACGCCAGGCTTACCTGAGCCATGGGTGGTGTTCCTGGTGTCCGTAAGGCCATAGGCACCTCGGATGGAGTCTGGGTGGCTGTGTCGGGCTCGGAACACTTTAGTGGGCCCCATCACGGATCTCCAGAGAGGGACAGCATTCTCATGGGCCAGGATGTAAGCCCACATGGGACCACTGCAGCAAGGGcccaggaacagcaggagaaaGATCATGAAGAGCTCATTTCAAACAGGTTGTTCATCATTACAAACCTGCCCGGTACAGCCGACATGGGCTGCCGCGCTgggccctggctgccctgccgTGCCATGGGGAGGGGCGCGCTCCCACCGCGGCGGCGTTGGCACTGCTGCCCTACTCGGAACGATGACCTCCGGCACCCTCGGGGTGCCACCCGCCAGGCGCCACCCCTGTCACGGCAGGCTGCGATCCCGGCACTGCTCCCGCCGCGGCCGGAGCCTCCCAGCTCCGCACAGCCCGGCGAGCCCTCCGCAGCCTCGCCACGGCAGCGCGGGCCGTCCCGCGCACCCGCGGCTCGTACCTGGCCATGAACTCCACCAGCCGCCGGTAGAAGAAACGCCCTGCGGACAGACATGGGCCGAGTCGGCGCCGGCCCGGGCAGCATCCCGCTCGGGCACCCGGAGCCTGCTCGTACCTGCGTGCTCCCGGTAGAAGCGGCGGCTCTGCTCCGCGCCGCACCGCAGCTCCTTGGCGCGCACGATGAGGAACCGGTGACGGAGGATGGCGGCATGCACGGCCTGCGGGAAGAGGCGGCGCTGGGGGGTCGTGGCGAGGCGTGCtgtgccgtgccgtgcccggcccggccctcaCCTCGCGCACGAGCGGATGGGCCACCGCGTCCGGCTTGAGCAGCGCCAGAGTCAGCTGCAGCGGCCGCGCGGGGGCCGCCATGGCCGCCATgcgccgggcggggcggggcggggcgggcccggggcggggctgaggcgggcccggggcggggcggggctgaggcgggcccggggcggggcgggcggggcgaGGCGGGCCCGGAGCGGGGCTGaggcgggcccggggcggggctGAGGCGGGCCCagggcggggcgggcagggcgaggcgggcccggggcggggcggggcgggaggggcggggctgaggcgggcccggggcggggcggggctgaggcgggcccggggcggggtGGGGCTGaggcgggcccggggcggggcggggcgagGCGGgcccggagcggggcggggctgaggcgggcccggagcggggcggggctgaggcgggcccggggcgggcggggctgaggcgggcccggagcggggcggggctgaggcgggcccggggcggggccAGGTCGCGTCGCGCGGCGGACGGGCCGCGCAGGCGCTGCCATGGCGACGGCGGCGGAGCAGCAGGGGCGGGCCGCGGTCCCGGAGGAAGTCCCGGACGGGGCCCGGGACGAGGCCGCGGCCGGCGCGGAGCAGACGGTGAAGATCATCTGCCTGGGGGACAGCGCCGTGGGCAAGTCCAAGTGCGTGGGGCGCGGGTTCGGGCGGGGGCCCCGCGgagccgggcgggcggcgggtGCCGCGGCTGACGGCGGCCCGTGTCTCTCCGCAGGCTGCTGGAGCGGTTCCTGCTCGATGGCTTGTATCCTTGGCAgcgggggagcggggcggcgcggcggcgcggcggcgggcccggcccgcccgcggGCTCCGCGGCTCTCGGTGCGCTCCTTAACGCGGCGCAGCCgcccccagcagctctccaCCTTCGCGCTGACGCTGTACCAGCACCGCGCCCGCGTGGGCGGCCAGGAGGTC harbors:
- the NME6 gene encoding nucleoside diphosphate kinase 6 isoform X2 — protein: MAAMAAPARPLQLTLALLKPDAVAHPLVREVRAGPGTARHSTPRHDPPAPPLPAGRACRHPPSPVPHRARQGAAVRRGAEPPLLPGARSGPMWAYILAHENAVPLWRSVMGPTKVFRARHSHPDSIRGAYGLTDTRNTTHGSDSPASASREIAFFFPEFDERRWYEQDEPQLRRGQLFYSAEEGVHRVLRAQQAQVQTPGSAGCHCCPCPQQCPEWICSGSCVSSHKSENCCPQCC
- the NME6 gene encoding nucleoside diphosphate kinase 6 isoform X1 → MAAMAAPARPLQLTLALLKPDAVAHPLVREVRAGPGTARHSTPRHDPPAPPLPAGRACRHPPSPVPHRARQGAAVRRGAEPPLLPGARSGPMWAYILAHENAVPLWRSVMGPTKVFRARHSHPDSIRGAYGLTDTRNTTHGSDSPASASREIAFFFPEFDERRWYEQDEPQLRRGQLFYSAEEGVHRVLRAQQAQSQMLGLGKVCCAVLGAGELSRDSPEPRYMTEPKQGLQVLPELRQVLGSD
- the NME6 gene encoding nucleoside diphosphate kinase 6 isoform X3; protein product: MAAMAAPARPLQLTLALLKPDAVAHPLVREAVHAAILRHRFLIVRAKELRCGAEQSRRFYREHAGRFFYRRLVEFMASGPMWAYILAHENAVPLWRSVMGPTKVFRARHSHPDSIRGAYGLTDTRNTTHGSDSPASASREIAFFFPEFDERRWYEQDEPQLRRGQLFYSAEEGVHRVLRAQQAQSQMLGLGKVCCAVLGAGELSRDSPEPRYMTEPKQGLQVLPELRQVLGSD
- the NME6 gene encoding nucleoside diphosphate kinase 6 isoform X4: MAAMAAPARPLQLTLALLKPDAVAHPLVREAVHAAILRHRFLIVRAKELRCGAEQSRRFYREHAGRFFYRRLVEFMASGPMWAYILAHENAVPLWRSVMGPTKVFRARHSHPDSIRGAYGLTDTRNTTHGSDSPASASREIAFFFPEFDERRWYEQDEPQLRRGQLFYSAEEGVHRVLRAQQAQVQTPGSAGCHCCPCPQQCPEWICSGSCVSSHKSENCCPQCC